The nucleotide window TTCAAACCACAGACTGGATAACGCCGCACGCTCGACCATCGCTCGAGTAGGTTCGAAGAGAGATGCCCCAGACGATCTCGTCACAGACGTCAAAAAGCCCCTCAGCTTTTCTCCTTGGAACGGGAGCTTTCTATTTTGGTTCCAAAAACACCTGCTCTCCTACCGAACTGAGCTCAGAGATGCTGGATTTcacaaggaggaggagatctCCGTCACTTGCGCCGGCCGATCATGCAGTATTTTGAAGGAGTTCCTTCGCGAATGCCGCAACGAATACTTGCATGAGGTCAGGAACAAGACCACGATATTCGAAAACCGTGGTGATCGTTGGAAAAAGGTAGCAACGAAAAAGATCAGGCCATTGTCGACTGTCATCGTCagcgagcagcagaagcaacAGCTGGTTGCTGATGTGAAGAGTTTCCTGGACCCGGAGACACGGAATTGGTTTGCGAAGCGCACTATTCCTTATCGAAAAGGCTATTTATTGTATGGGCCCCCAGGAACGGGCAAATCAAGTTTCAGCGTATCTGTTGCTGGCGAGCTTGATGTGGACATCTACATTATCAGCATGCCCGGTGTGAACGACCGCACATTGAAAGACCTCTTCGCCGATCTTCCGCAAAAATGCGTCGTTCTATTGGAGGACATAGACGCTGTTGGAATGGAACGCTCACCAGATTccgacgactttgacgacgaggctctAAAGCCAAAGAATGGAGTCACAATGTCAGGCCTCTTGAACACCCTTGATGGCGTGGCCTCACAAGAAGGCCGAGTTCTCATCATGACAACGAACCACATTGAGAaactcgacgaggcgcttaTTCGCCCCGGCCGTGTGGACAAGAAAGCGGAGTTCCAAtacgccgatgccgccatAACTTCCCAGCTCTTTGGGTTCATCTTTCAGCAGGACGCTGGAGAAGATGGAGGTTGCAACGATCCGGCTGTTTGTGACCTTGCTGCAGATTTCGCCACTAAGGTGCCGGAACTTGAGTTCAGTCCAGCCGAAATTTTGTCGCATCTACTACAATACAGGAAGTCGCCGACTGCCGCCGTAGAGCATGCCGAGGAATGGGTTGCAACAATGCGACGCGAAAAAGGGCGTCTACCCAACAAGGCAGCATCCCGACTACACCTTGATGGGCCGACGTGCAAGAGCGAAATGGCGTGTGTCTACAAACGACCAGCATTTGAtgacggggacgacgagATTGAGTTCAGCTTGGGATTTCCCAACACCCCGCCAAGTTCACCTGCGCAGGGATCAATTGGAAATATTGCTGCCTCGTCTCaacgcggcgccgtggcccttTCGGCTGTTGGAGAACTTCGCGACGAACCTACAGTCCAAGGCCCAAGCCATCGACATCCAAATCTCCAAATTTTGAACTCGATCTCGAGCGTACCTACCCACCAGCGCGCCCTTTGTATGACAGGCGCATATCAGGAGCCAGGGTCGCCGCAGGAATCTTTGAGCTCAAGGGACGACTTGGATGAGCCACCATCCCCTCGCCCGCTTCTTGCACCATCCCCCGagccagcatcgtcgtctgaGATAAAGAGGACCTGCGGGGTTGTATTGAAAGACCCTGCAGAGTACCGAGAGCAGAGACCAATGGATACCTTGCAGGAGTCGAGTCAGCCTAGCTCCAAGAAAGCTGGCATGGTGGCAGGCCCACGACGAAACCGAATTCGATGGCAGGCGTACAGCTCACAATATGCGGGCAAATGTTCTAGCTAAAGTGAGTGGTGCGTAGCTCTTCCTGTCGTGTCCAAATAACTAACCAAGGC belongs to Purpureocillium takamizusanense chromosome 1, complete sequence and includes:
- a CDS encoding uncharacterized protein (EggNog:ENOG503NX6C~TransMembrane:1 (o36-56i)~COG:O); protein product: MNATANAASPWAWDIPRQYLPDILLPGASSAKVTQLLALCLNSYTPLVCLFGMFAFSRTYLSHVRLWVEEHLTSTVYIKRSDEAYDMVLTWLSNHRLDNAARSTIARVGSKRDAPDDLVTDVKKPLSFSPWNGSFLFWFQKHLLSYRTELRDAGFHKEEEISVTCAGRSCSILKEFLRECRNEYLHEVRNKTTIFENRGDRWKKVATKKIRPLSTVIVSEQQKQQLVADVKSFLDPETRNWFAKRTIPYRKGYLLYGPPGTGKSSFSVSVAGELDVDIYIISMPGVNDRTLKDLFADLPQKCVVLLEDIDAVGMERSPDSDDFDDEALKPKNGVTMSGLLNTLDGVASQEGRVLIMTTNHIEKLDEALIRPGRVDKKAEFQYADAAITSQLFGFIFQQDAGEDGGCNDPAVCDLAADFATKVPELEFSPAEILSHLLQYRKSPTAAVEHAEEWVATMRREKGRLPNKAASRLHLDGPTCKSEMACVYKRPAFDDGDDEIEDQLEILLPRLNAAPWPFRLLENFATNLQSKAQAIDIQISKF